In a genomic window of Streptomyces noursei ATCC 11455:
- a CDS encoding Fur family transcriptional regulator: MSDLLERLRGRGWRMTAQRRVVAEVLDGEHIHLTADEVLARATDRLPEISRATVYNTLGELVSLGEVTEVTTDGRAKRYDPNAHRPHHHLVCSRCGAIRDVHPEGDPLADLPASERFGFTVSGVEMTYRGLCPQCV; encoded by the coding sequence ATGAGTGACCTGCTGGAACGACTTCGGGGACGCGGCTGGCGGATGACCGCCCAACGCCGGGTCGTCGCCGAGGTTCTCGACGGCGAGCACATCCACCTCACCGCGGACGAGGTGCTCGCGCGCGCCACCGACCGGCTGCCGGAGATCTCCCGCGCGACCGTCTACAACACCCTCGGCGAGCTCGTCTCGCTCGGCGAGGTGACCGAGGTGACCACCGACGGCCGCGCCAAGCGCTACGACCCCAACGCGCACCGCCCGCACCACCACTTGGTGTGCTCGCGCTGCGGCGCGATTCGCGACGTCCACCCCGAGGGCGACCCACTGGCCGACCTCCCCGCCTCCGAGCGGTTCGGCTTCACGGTCTCGGGTGTCGAGATGACCTATCGGGGCCTGTGCCCCCAGTGCGTCTGA
- a CDS encoding serine hydrolase domain-containing protein produces MPQDQSLSAFIRKAAEEFDVPGVSVGVLRDGQERFASHGVTSIDDPLPVHERTLFPIASVTKTFTATALMRLAAEGKLELTAPVRRYVPELRLADEAAAARMTVLNLLNHTAGLDWHLIDGDEGDGSLAAFVAKLAELRVIAPPGTRASYSQAGYNLAGRVIENVTGLSFEKALASLVLEPVGLANTFFDPDDVMVRRFAVGYNRGEDGALRAAQPWKAFRAGTRGNNPGGGAVSSVSDLLRWARFHLGTGDGVLPAEELRRMQEPTVPLRASTLGDAFGICWFLREVDGVHTIGHGGSGNGQFAELLIVPERNFAVVSLANSGPDGYQFNQSVVRWALEHYLGVVERDPEPLPYDAARAGEVVGRYEIDAMDLDIATDGSRLTLAVGIKPEIRAASEADMPPDYPAAGMAFLPGDGDEYLVSEGGLKGQRGFFTRDEAGAVVGVDLAGRLFGRAPEAP; encoded by the coding sequence ATGCCACAGGACCAGTCGCTGTCCGCGTTCATCAGGAAGGCCGCCGAGGAATTCGACGTTCCCGGAGTCTCGGTGGGGGTGTTGAGGGACGGTCAGGAACGCTTCGCGTCGCACGGCGTGACGAGCATCGACGATCCGCTGCCGGTCCACGAGCGGACGCTCTTCCCGATCGCCTCGGTTACCAAGACCTTCACGGCGACGGCCCTGATGCGGTTGGCCGCCGAGGGAAAGCTGGAGCTGACCGCACCGGTGCGTCGCTACGTCCCCGAGCTCCGGCTCGCCGACGAAGCGGCCGCGGCACGGATGACCGTGCTGAACCTGCTCAACCACACCGCGGGGCTCGACTGGCATCTGATCGACGGCGACGAGGGCGACGGTTCCCTGGCCGCGTTCGTGGCGAAGCTCGCCGAGCTGCGGGTGATCGCGCCGCCCGGCACCCGGGCGTCGTACAGCCAGGCCGGGTACAACCTGGCCGGCCGGGTCATCGAGAACGTCACCGGCCTGTCCTTCGAGAAGGCGCTGGCCTCGCTCGTCCTGGAGCCGGTGGGGCTGGCGAACACCTTCTTCGACCCGGACGACGTGATGGTCCGGCGGTTCGCGGTGGGCTACAACCGCGGGGAGGACGGGGCGTTGCGGGCCGCGCAGCCCTGGAAGGCGTTCCGGGCCGGCACCCGCGGCAACAACCCCGGCGGAGGTGCCGTCTCCTCGGTGAGTGACCTGCTGCGCTGGGCCCGCTTCCACCTCGGAACCGGCGACGGCGTGCTGCCCGCCGAGGAGCTGCGCCGCATGCAGGAGCCGACGGTCCCGCTGCGCGCCAGCACGCTCGGCGACGCCTTCGGCATCTGCTGGTTCCTGCGCGAGGTGGACGGAGTGCACACGATCGGCCACGGCGGCTCGGGCAACGGTCAGTTCGCCGAACTGCTCATCGTGCCCGAGCGGAACTTCGCGGTGGTGTCCCTGGCCAACTCGGGGCCGGACGGGTACCAGTTCAACCAATCCGTCGTGCGCTGGGCGCTCGAGCACTACCTCGGGGTGGTGGAACGCGACCCCGAGCCTCTCCCCTACGACGCGGCGCGGGCGGGCGAGGTCGTCGGCCGCTACGAGATCGACGCCATGGACCTCGACATCGCCACCGACGGCTCCCGGCTCACCCTCGCGGTCGGGATCAAGCCGGAGATCCGCGCCGCCTCGGAGGCGGACATGCCCCCGGACTACCCGGCGGCCGGCATGGCCTTCCTGCCCGGCGACGGCGACGAGTACCTCGTCTCCGAGGGCGGCCTGAAGGGGCAGCGCGGGTTCTTCACGCGCGACGAGGCCGGCGCCGTCGTGGGCGTCGACCTCGCCGGCCGGCTCTTCGGCCGGGCGCCGGAAGCCCCCTGA
- a CDS encoding TetR/AcrR family transcriptional regulator — MPRDTLTADQIVRATIALLDEEGLDGLNMRSLGARLGSAATAIYWHIKTKDELVRLAGDAIWAEVELPDLDTTDWRTAATAMAIGTHAMLTRHPWLGQAFGSHLLYGPGKARFDEHSLALYEKAGFAPADADRAAATVLLFVLGSALGPAAQVSLTRRLSKNGKDAEQQLADTMARAAEIAKPYPRLRARLDTPAAADYSAAPDNTFAFGLQAILDGIRARLADGPHGDRT, encoded by the coding sequence ATGCCAAGAGACACCCTGACCGCAGACCAGATCGTCCGTGCCACCATCGCGTTGCTCGACGAGGAGGGTCTGGACGGCCTCAACATGCGCAGCCTGGGAGCCCGCCTCGGCTCGGCCGCCACGGCGATCTACTGGCACATCAAGACCAAGGACGAACTGGTCCGACTGGCCGGCGACGCGATCTGGGCGGAGGTGGAACTGCCCGATCTCGACACCACCGACTGGCGGACCGCCGCCACCGCCATGGCCATCGGGACGCACGCCATGCTCACCCGACACCCCTGGCTCGGGCAGGCATTCGGCAGCCACCTGCTCTACGGACCCGGCAAGGCCCGCTTCGACGAGCACAGCCTCGCCCTCTACGAGAAGGCCGGATTCGCCCCCGCCGACGCGGACCGGGCCGCCGCCACCGTGCTCCTCTTCGTGCTCGGCAGCGCCCTCGGCCCCGCCGCGCAGGTGTCCCTCACCCGGCGGCTGAGCAAGAACGGCAAGGACGCCGAGCAGCAGTTGGCCGACACCATGGCCCGCGCCGCCGAGATCGCCAAGCCGTACCCCCGGCTCCGTGCACGCCTCGACACCCCGGCCGCCGCCGACTACTCCGCGGCACCCGACAACACCTTCGCGTTCGGCCTCCAGGCCATCCTCGACGGCATCCGGGCCCGCCTCGCCGACGGCCCCCACGGCGACCGCACCTGA
- the katG gene encoding catalase/peroxidase HPI → MSENHDAQAVEGAGGCPVVHGRAPHPTQGGGNRQWWPERLNLKILAKNPAVANPLGEEFDYAAAFKALDLPAVKRDIAEVLTTSQDWWPADFGTYGPLMIRMAWHSAGTYRISDGRGGAGAGQQRFAPLNSWPDNASLDKARRLLWPVKKKYGRNISWADLMILTGNVALESMGFKTFGYAGGREDVWEPEEDVYWGPETEWLGDARYTGDRQLENPLGAVQMGLIYVNPEGPNGNPDPIAAARDIRETFRRMAMNDEETVALIAGGHTFGKTHGAGPADKVGPDPEAAPMEQMGLGWKSAHGTGAGPDAITSGLEVTWTTTPTQWSNGFFKNLFEYEYELTKSPAGANQWVAKDAEAIVPDAHDPSKKRLPTMLTTDLSLRFDPIYEPIARRFYENPEEFADAFARAWYKLTHRDMGPVARYLGPEVPSEVLLWQDPLPERTGQLIDAADTAALKEQVLGSGLTVAQLVSTAWASASSFRGSDKRGGANGARIRLEPQRNWEVNDPDELAQVLRTLEGIQESFNSKGGKQVSLADLIVLAGGAAVEKAAKDGGYDIEVPFTPGRVDATQDQTDVESFDALEPAADGFRNYVGKGNRLPAEYLLLDKANLLTLSAPEATVLVGGLRVLGANHGQSKHGVLTDRPGTLTNDYFVNLLDLGTTWKSTSSAQDEFEGRDASGAVKWTGTRADLVFGSNSELRAVAEVYAGDDAKEKFVHDFVAAWDKVMNLDRFDLA, encoded by the coding sequence ATGTCTGAGAACCATGACGCACAGGCCGTAGAGGGCGCGGGCGGCTGCCCGGTGGTGCACGGGCGGGCCCCGCATCCGACCCAGGGGGGCGGAAACCGGCAGTGGTGGCCGGAGCGACTCAACCTGAAGATCCTCGCCAAGAACCCGGCCGTGGCGAACCCCCTCGGTGAGGAGTTCGACTACGCCGCCGCGTTCAAGGCCCTGGACCTCCCGGCCGTGAAGCGGGACATCGCCGAGGTGCTGACCACCTCGCAGGACTGGTGGCCCGCCGACTTCGGCACCTACGGCCCGCTCATGATCCGGATGGCCTGGCACAGCGCCGGCACCTACCGGATCAGCGACGGCCGCGGCGGCGCCGGCGCCGGTCAGCAGCGCTTCGCGCCGCTCAACAGCTGGCCGGACAACGCCAGCCTCGACAAGGCCCGCCGCCTGCTGTGGCCGGTCAAGAAGAAGTACGGCCGGAACATCTCCTGGGCCGACCTCATGATCCTCACCGGCAACGTCGCGCTGGAGTCGATGGGCTTCAAGACCTTCGGCTACGCCGGCGGCCGCGAGGACGTGTGGGAGCCGGAGGAGGACGTCTACTGGGGCCCCGAGACCGAGTGGCTCGGCGACGCGCGCTACACCGGCGACCGTCAGCTGGAGAACCCGCTCGGCGCGGTCCAGATGGGCCTGATCTACGTCAACCCCGAGGGTCCCAACGGCAACCCGGACCCGATCGCCGCGGCCCGCGACATCCGCGAGACGTTCCGCCGCATGGCGATGAACGACGAGGAGACCGTCGCGCTGATCGCCGGTGGCCACACCTTCGGCAAGACCCACGGCGCCGGCCCGGCGGACAAGGTCGGCCCGGACCCCGAGGCCGCCCCGATGGAGCAGATGGGCCTCGGCTGGAAGAGCGCGCACGGCACCGGCGCGGGCCCCGACGCGATCACCAGCGGCCTGGAGGTCACCTGGACCACCACGCCCACCCAGTGGAGCAACGGGTTCTTCAAGAACCTCTTCGAGTACGAGTACGAGCTGACCAAGAGCCCGGCCGGCGCCAACCAGTGGGTGGCGAAGGACGCCGAGGCGATCGTCCCCGACGCGCACGACCCGTCGAAGAAGCGTCTCCCGACGATGCTCACCACCGACCTCTCGCTGCGCTTCGACCCGATCTACGAGCCGATCGCGCGGCGCTTCTACGAGAACCCGGAGGAGTTCGCGGACGCCTTCGCCCGCGCCTGGTACAAGTTGACGCACCGTGACATGGGCCCGGTCGCACGCTACTTGGGCCCGGAGGTCCCCTCCGAGGTGCTGCTGTGGCAGGACCCGCTGCCGGAGCGCACCGGTCAGCTGATCGACGCCGCGGACACCGCCGCCCTCAAGGAGCAGGTCCTCGGCTCCGGGCTCACCGTCGCCCAGCTGGTCTCGACCGCCTGGGCCTCGGCCTCCTCGTTCCGCGGCAGCGACAAGCGCGGTGGGGCCAACGGCGCCCGCATCCGCCTGGAGCCGCAGCGCAACTGGGAGGTCAACGACCCGGACGAGCTGGCGCAGGTGCTGCGCACCCTGGAGGGCATCCAGGAGTCCTTCAACTCCAAGGGCGGCAAGCAGGTCTCGCTGGCCGACCTGATCGTCCTCGCGGGCGGCGCGGCCGTCGAGAAGGCGGCCAAGGACGGCGGCTACGACATCGAGGTGCCCTTCACCCCGGGCCGCGTGGACGCCACCCAGGACCAGACGGACGTCGAGTCCTTCGACGCGCTCGAACCGGCCGCCGACGGCTTCCGCAACTACGTCGGCAAGGGCAACCGCCTGCCGGCCGAGTACCTGCTGCTCGACAAGGCCAACCTGCTGACGCTGAGCGCGCCCGAGGCGACCGTCCTCGTCGGCGGCCTGCGGGTCCTGGGTGCCAACCACGGGCAGTCCAAGCACGGCGTCCTCACCGACAGGCCGGGCACGCTGACCAACGACTACTTCGTCAACCTGCTCGACCTGGGCACGACGTGGAAGTCGACGTCCTCGGCGCAGGACGAGTTCGAGGGCCGCGACGCGAGCGGCGCGGTCAAGTGGACCGGCACCCGTGCCGACCTGGTCTTCGGCTCGAACTCCGAGCTGCGTGCCGTCGCCGAGGTCTACGCGGGCGACGACGCCAAGGAGAAGTTCGTGCACGACTTCGTCGCAGCGTGGGACAAGGTCATGAACCTGGACCGGTTCGACCTCGCCTGA